From Chaetodon auriga isolate fChaAug3 chromosome 10, fChaAug3.hap1, whole genome shotgun sequence, a single genomic window includes:
- the LOC143327509 gene encoding transmembrane prolyl 4-hydroxylase-like, which yields MEDAQEHFIEQQEYDDDDKPLSSAFNPPFRRTRLHIQRSSICSRAYFVVVMVFFHVYILNVIGLLLYVHYNNGPGDLVNGDGAPSASVSDSGTPLPHPAPVSRELHVEDYSQSFSLPRMEGIRVGHVQQVSLVPGRTHEMKTISLKPLLFEIPGFLSEEECRVVVQLAQLKGLMESQTTAPSQGQEDSNQPLLSLSTEEVFSLLDLNQDGLLQKKEIVSHSRSQDGTWLNPDNLRQILAGLEACPTGMLTLEDFRRVYDVSQRPGQKRSRKLQHQFKQRSKHTWLYQGPGSHHVLHTLRNRVTSLTRLPSALVELSEPLQVIRYEHGDFSNAHHDSSPSHSETTCAHTRLAGNTSALTEVPCRYLTMLFYLSSVEEGGETTFPVADNRTYEEQALIQDGVDLTDTQETCGRGNLRMRPTAGTALLWYNHLSDGRGWMGELDEYSLHGDCPVKRGVKWVANSWVNVDPDHQQQVRYQRLVAQRHRAKSGMEEHYQPLSHSNLHQDL from the exons ATGGAAGACGCTCAGGAACATTTCATCGAGCAGCAAGAATACGACGATGACGACAAACCGTTGTCGTCTGCTTTCAATCCCCCTTTCCGCCGCACTAGACTGCACATCCAGAGAAGCAGTATTTGCTCTCGGGCTTATTTCGTTGTGGTCATGGTCTTCTTCCATGTCTATATCCTGAACGTTATCGGCCTGTTGTTGTACGTGCACTACAACAACGGCCCCGGGGATCTTGTCAATGGAGACGGGGCCCCTTCAGCATCAGTCAGCGACAGTGGAACCCCATTGCCCCATCCTGCCCCGGTTTCAAGGGAGCTGCATGTGGAGGACTACAGTCAGAGTTTCAGTCTGCCTCGCATGGAGGGAATACGG GTGGGTCATGTTCAGCAGGTGTCTCTCGTGCCAGGCAGAACACATGAGATGAAGACCATCAGCCTGAAACCTCTGCTATTTG agaTCCCTGGTTTCCTGTCAGAGGAGGAGTGCCGTGTGGTGGTGCAGCTGGCTCAGCTCAAGGGTCTGATGGAGAGCCAGACAACAGCACCCAGCCAGGGACAAGAGGACTCAAACCagcctctgctttctctcagcACAGAGGAGGTCTTCAGTCTGTTGGACCTAAACCAGGACGGGCTGCTTCAGAAGAAGGAG ATTGTGAGTCACTCACGCTCTCAAGATGGAACTTGGTTGAACCCAGACAATTTACGGCAGATACTCGCTGGTCTGGAAGCCTGCCCAACAG GGATGCTAACCTTGGAGGACTTCAGGCGTGTTTATGATGTGTCCCAGCGCCCAGGACAAAAGCGAAGCAGAAAGCTCCAGCATCAGTTCAAACAGAGAAGCAAACATACATGGCTATACCAAGGCCCAGGATCCCACCATGTACTGCACACTCTCAGGAACAG agtAACCAGCCTGACTCGTCTGCCTTCTGCATTGGTTGAGCTGAGTGAGCCGCTGCAGGTGATTCGCTATGAGCACGGAGACTTCAGTAATGCACACCATGACAGCAGTCCTTCTCATTCAGAGACtacctgcgcacacacacgactGGCAGGAAACACATCTGCTCTCACAGAGGTCCCTTGCCG GTATCTTACCATGTTATTCTACCTCAGCTCTGTAGAGGAAGGTGGTGAGACCACCTTTCCTGTGGCAGACAACCGTACCTATGAAGAGCAG GCACTCATCCAGGATGGAGTCGATTTGACCGACACCCAGGAGACATGTGGCAGAGGAAACCTGAGAATGAGACCTACTGCTGGGACAGCTCTTCTCTGGTACAACCATCTCTCTGATGGTAGAG GTTGGATGGGTGAGCTCGATGAGTATTCCCTGCACGGCGACTGTCCAGTCAAGCGTGGGGTGAAGTGGGTGGCCAACAGCTGGGTAAATGTGGACCCAGATCACCAGCAGCAGGTCCGCTACCAGAGACTAGTCGCTCAAAGGCATCGAGCCAAGTCGGGCATGGAGGAGCATTACCAACCTCTCTCACACAGCAACCTTCACCAGGATCTATAA
- the LOC143326607 gene encoding sodium- and chloride-dependent creatine transporter 1, whose amino-acid sequence MSPELEENSQGEISLPQLEAGTLSEEEGGSARPLVPVPGAGPGCGEGGGAGPPQTQDGAAAGTGNGAVAVPAAERETWTRQMDFIMSCVGFAVGLGNVWRFPYLCYKNGGGVFLIPYLLIVFIGGIPVFFLEIALGQFMKQGGVSAWNIAPLFKGLGLASMVIVFFCNTYYIMILVWGLYFLFHSFANPLPWATCGHPWNTPNCTQDFRRACHNRSASSAATPSNLLSSTSLLNLSSAQLLTNGSCTEAEGMRSPVIEFWERKVLRLSGGLHEPGDISYEMVLCLIATWIIVYFCMWKGVKSTGKVVYFTALFPYLVLVVLLAHGVTLPGALDGIVYYLKPDWSKLGEAQVWIDAGTQIFFSYAIGLGALTALGSYNRFHNNCYQDAFLLAIINSGTSFFAGFVVFSVLGFMAAEQGVDISKVAESGPGLAFIAYPKAVTLMPLAPLWAALFFFMLLILGLDSQFVGVEGLITAIMDMLPPKSALGSLRREVVAAICCVICFLIDMSMVTEGGMYVFQLFDYYSASGITLLWQAFWECVVIAWVYGADRFMDDVARMIGYQPLPYMKWCWSYITPFVCVGVFLFHVVNYKPLTYNTVYTYPLWGEVLGWTLALSSMLCIPLTVLYKLLRCKGSLRERWQHLTTPVWGRHHLEYLAPESEAKLLPPAGTKSTLLFESVI is encoded by the exons aTGTCACCTGAGTTGGAAGAGAACAGCCAAG GTGAAATCAGTCTCCCCCAGTTAGAGGCAGGCACCCTGTCCGAGGAAGAAGGTGGGTCAGCTCGCCCGCTCGTGCCTGTGCCTGGAGCGGGCCCAGGGTGTGGTGAGGGTGGAGGGGCCGGGCCACCGCAGACCCAGGACGGGGCTGCGGCTGGGACTGGAAATGGGGCTGTAGCAGTACCAGCGGCGGAGAGAGAAACCTGGACCAGACAGATGGACTTCATCATGTCCTGCGTGGGTTTTGCTGTCGGTTTGGGCAACGTGTGGCGGTTCCCTTACCTCTGCTACAAGAACGGAGGAG GGGTTTTTCTGATCCCCTATTTGCTGATTGTGTTCATCGGGGGCATCCCGGTCTTCTTCCTGGAGATTGCACTGGGGCAGTTCATGAAGCAGGGAGGGGTCTCTGCCTGGAACATCGCACCCCTCTTCAAAG GTCTGGGCTTGGCCTCAATGGTGATAGTGTTCTTCTGCAACACCTACTACATAATGATTCTGGTGTGGGGCCTCTACTTTCTCTTCCACTCCTTCGCTAACCCTCTGCCCTGGGCCACCTGTGGACACCCCTGGAACACCCCCAACTGTACGCAGGACTTCCGCCGCGCCTGCCACAACCGCAGTGCATCATCTGCTGCCACCCCCTccaacctcctctcctccacgtCCCTGTTGAACCTGTCTTCAGCCCAGCTTCTCACCAacggcagctgcacagaggCCGAGGGCATGCGCTCCCCAGTCATCGAGTTCTGGGA ACGTAAAGTGCTTCGCCTGTCTGGCGGGCTGCACGAGCCCGGCGACATCAGCTATGAGATGGTGCTGTGTCTCATAGCCACTTGGATCATTGTTTACTTCTGCATGTGGAAAGGAGTTAAATCGACTGGCAAG GTTGTGTACTTCACAGCTCTGTTCCCCTACCTGGTTCTGGTTGTTCTTTTGGCCCATGGAGTCACTCTACCTGGAGCTTTAGATGGGATTGTTTACTACCTGAAACCAGACTGGTCCAAACTTGGAGAAGCACAG GTGTGGATTGATGCCGGCACTCAGATTTTCTTCTCTTATGCCATTGGACTGGGCGCCCTGACTGCACTGGGCAGCTACAACCGCTTCCATAACAACTGTTACCA GGATGCATTCTTGCTGGCCATCATTAACAGCGGAACCAGTTTCTTTGCAGGCTTTGTGGTGTTCTCTGTGCTAGGCTTCATGGCTGCAGAGCAAGGCGTGGACATCAGTAAGGTAGCTGAGAGCG GTCCAGGCCTGGCCTTTATAGCCTACCCCAAGGCTGTGACTCTGATGCCTCTGGCGCCACTCTGGGCTGCACTTTTCTTCTTTATGTTGCTCATACTGGGCCTGGACAGCCAG TTTGTGGGGGTAGAGGGTTTGATAACGGCAATCATGGACATGTTACCCCCTAAATCCGCCCTGGGCTCTCTACGGCGAGAGGTGGTGGCGGCCATCTGCTGTGTCATCTGCTTCCTCATAGACATGTCCATGGTCACTGAG ggaGGGATGTATGTCTTCCAGCTGTTTGACTACTACTCTGCCAGTGGCATCACTCTGCTGTGGCAGGCCTTCTGGGAGTGTGTGGTGATTGCATGGGTCTATG gCGCAGACCGTTTCATGGACGACGTGGCTCGTATGATCGGCTATCAGCCCCTGCCCTACATGAAGTGGTGCTGGTCCTACATCACGCCTTTTGTCTGTGTG GGAGTGTTCCTGTTCCACGTGGTGAACTACAAGCCCCTGACCTACAACACAGTGTACACCTACCCCTTGTGGGGTGAAGTGCTTGGCTGGACATTGGCCCTGTCCTCTATGCTCTGTATCCCTCTTACTGTTCTCTACAAGCTACTGCGCTGCAAAGGATCATTGCGGGAG CGGTGGCAGCACCTAACCACCCCAGTTTGGGGCAGACATCACCTGGAGTACCTGGCCCCGGAAAGCGAGGCCAAactgctgccccctgcaggaaCCAAGAGTACGCTGCTCTTTGAAAGTGTCATCTGA
- the LOC143327370 gene encoding secreted frizzled-related protein 5, which translates to MTAVLCPQFISKKSSHSASLLFLLLLAGPSSTKVLGPGRVRAGLEGRTSAEDRVRSGVKDKGGDTGTGYGHTRVSRLGAAAGGDGEVWVDPDTTTGFRSMLSIAEGGLWEPRTSSHCVPIPMGMALCQNIGYDTMRMPNLLGHESPAEAVQQSASWLPLLARECHPDARIFLCSLFAPICLDRFISPCRSLCESVRDSCAPIMSCYGYPWPEILRCDQYPADHLMCISSITNSSVHTGGRRVPQASCRDCELEEASSSKDTLETFCRNDFVVKLRLTRLKYSPVSLSQFSLAAKLDVLKHGPLLGGQIRSRIELWLERDATCVRNMTRHHPRGGTFLVTGTVQGERLVVNKAYAWQRRDKNLMAAARKWKHHRCRS; encoded by the exons ATGACTGCAGTGCTCTGCCCTCAGTTTATCTCAAAGAAATCCTCCCATTCAGCCTCCCTACTATTTCTCCTTCTGCTTGCTGGGCCTAGCAGCACAAAAGTGCTTGGTCCTGGTAGGGTAAGGGCAGGGCTGGAAGGAAGAACAAGTGCTGAGGATCGGGTTAGATCTGGAGTCAAGGACAAAGGTGGGGACACTGGAACTGGATATGGACATACTCGTGTTTCTAGActgggagctgcagcaggaggcgATGGTGAGGTGTGGGTGGACCCTGATACTACTACTGGCTTCAGGTCAATGCTCTCTATAGCTGAGGGTGGACTGTGGGAGCCCCGCACTTCCTCTCACTGTGTCCCTATCCCGATGGGCATGGCCTTGTGCCAAAACATCGGTTATGACACCATGAGGATGCCGAACCTACTGGGTCACGAGTCTCCAGCTGAGGCTGTTCAACAAAGTGCCAGCTGGTTGCCACTACTTGCCAGAGAGTGCCACCCTGATGCCCGCAtcttcctctgttctctctttgcACCCATCTGCCTTGACAG GTTTATATCACCCTGCAGGAGTTTGTGCGAATCTGTGCGGGACAGCTGTGCACCAATCATGAGTTGTTATGGCTACCCCTGGCCAGAAATTCTCCGCTGTGATCAGTATCCTGCAGATCATCTCATGTGTatctcctccatcaccaacaGCAGTGTTCACACAGGGGGGCGGAGAG TGCCTCAGGCAAGCTGTCGGGAttgtgagctggaggaggcctCCTCTTCAAAAGACACACTTGAGACATTTTGTAGGAATGATTTTG TTGTGAAATTGCGTCTAACAAGGCTTAAGTATAGTCCAGTAAGCCTGTCTCAGTTCTCACTGGCTGCCAAACTGGATGTTTTGAAGCACGGACCCCTGTTAGGTGGGCAGATCCGCTCCCGCATTGAACTGTGGTTGGAGAGGGATGCCACCTGTGTAAGGAACATGACACGGCATCACCCACGAGGTGGGACCTTCCTAGTGACAGGCACAGTGCAGGGGGAACGCCTGGTGGTCAATAAGGCTTATGCCTGGCAAAGACGAGACAAGAACCTGATGGCAGCTGCACGCAAATGGAAACATCACAGATGCAGGAGCTAG